In Corylus avellana chromosome ca8, CavTom2PMs-1.0, the genomic stretch TAGAATACTCGACCATCCAGTAATATTTCTTCTCATagttttttgttaaattttctaCTACTGAAGTCAccatttttacaaaattatcATAATTGGTTACTGAAAATAAACATCGCAAGGAAAAGAGAAgtccattattagcgtccactcatCCTTAATAGTTTtgggaaaaagtaaaaataaagaaaaattcttCAGGGTACTCAAGAAAAGATCAATGTAGCCCTACGTAAACCCAGAGCAAGGGCATGATGAGCCAAGAAGCCTCCAGGCCTCTTGTTAAGAATAGTGAATTACTATAATGGAGAACATGGAATAGCTTTGGAATATTATTATGGCGCTAGAGCGAAACCCATTCTTACAACAAGCTTTTAATAATATGGCTGACTCTGTCACTACATGCTACATTGCTACTATTTGGACTatagaaagttaaaaaaataaaaattaaataaaaaaaaaggggggaagaGCAAATAAAGAACCTTATAAATACATTTGGTGGCTGGTTAATAAAATTATAGCTAATCAAGAACTCTTACCAAGCCACCACAATGCTACAAGTGTAAATAATCCGATATATCCAAACAACTTCTGAACGTCAACCCTTCCTCCTTCTTCACCCGCAAACTTTTTAAGAAGCACTGCAGCATTGATAGTAAATAGAATGTTACACTAATGTATGTCAATATAAATCTAGAATGAATACTAAACAGAGTAACAGACACAATCCTGAACCTGTAAATAAACCATATGACACAGCTGAGAGAAGGCCAAAAAGATCCCCAGAAAGAGACCGTTTCCCACTGCCAAAAACAAATATCAACTGTCAACACCCAAAACATGCATTACAAAAGCACACTGATAGAGCATAAATATgcctaacaatatatatactGAAATGTAAAACCAGCAGGTCTACATAAATGCATCCATTCACTTAATAGCTTCGGCTATTGTCTATCAAATTCTTAAGGTAGAATGTTAAAATCTTCAGGGCACAGCAACTAAGCTCCACTAGAAGTTTTCAGCATGAATAAAGGGAGCTTTAGAAAGTAAAGGATAACTATCAATTTTCATCTTATAGTAAAGGGGCGTAGAGCCTATCTTTcaatgaaacaaaaaagaagttaaGCTGCACTTTGACACGCAGCATAGCTAAACCTTTGACCCCTACAGCCCACACCCACATACAGCACGTAGAATAAAGCTTTGCCAATTGCAAACATGCAGCTTCCCTGAATTTGACAACATATGATAGTAACATCACAATCCttacagtaatttttttttttttttgataaataatgtatattcaaacaacgcgcagaggggcgcaacccatgtacacaaggagtatacaaGACACCCCAATCCTTACAGTAATTTTTACATCAAACACAATCAATAAATCCCTTTACTTCACCTATCACTGAGATAAGTCCTAAATATAACAAAAGTCAAGATTAGATATGATTTGATGACAAAGATGGAGTGAGGACTTACGCAGAAGCATTCATTTGTGACTCATCTGTGGCCCAAGTTTTTCCCAGAGTCGTCATGGCAACACCAGCCATGCTGACAAAGACAGCAACTATTTTTGCAGCGTTTAAAGAATCTTGGCCCAGGAATGCACCAATGAAAAGAGTAAAAAGTCCTGAAGTAGAGGATAATACTGTTGTACTTGCAACACTTGTACGTGCCAGTGCAGCATTTGATAGATACTGTAAGTAAAAAGAGCATCAATAAGAAGTATTTTTGGGTCCTTCAACCTAAATTTAAACCCTTTATATCACCATGATAGCAAATAAACAAATTTCCACCAAAAAACTCTTAAGGTAACAAGAGAATGTACACATTATTCATGTAAAATCCGAATACATATACACATTAGAGGGACATATTTCAAGTTCCCCTTCACCTGCCCTCCTCACAGTCCAATGGTGGGTAGGTTGGTAAACTTAGAGGCACTCACCTCCTCGCCATGTCCTCGCATAAAGCAAGGATGCGTGATTTGGGTCAATGCCATGATACACATGTTTTGGACTAAATAAACCCACACTACACTCTTCTCCTTGAGAACCTTATGAGACATTAAACAAGATGAAACAACCCTCAAAACATGGGTCAGTTGacctaagagcctgtttggcaCCTAACAGATTAATGCACGGCAAAACACACACAAGGCATGACAAAACTGCCACAAGCaccagaacaaaaaaaaactctcctCCACCTCACAAGCACATCTACAAACACTGAATAACACATCCAAAGGAGCAATGAATAATGCTTAGCACTAATTCTATAAAGACATAGTTATTGTAACAGTTGTGTGACAGGGCAGGGCATAAGAATAGACTTgaatcaagaaaattttgagGGCTTTCATGACACCCCCAACATCCACCCCACACACCtgcataaaacaacaaaaagaaagaaagaaaagatagagGTATATACCAAAATTAGTGACATTTGAAAAGCTTTAGATATGTTAGGAGTACTCACTGGTTGTCGTACAAGCACATTTCTAAGAGAGACAATAATGCAGATACATGTAGAGGgagaatctttttattttcttgcaaatTGATGGAATTAAACATTTATCTAAAAGTGTAAATGGATCTAGGGATGGCATTCATGATCAACCATTCAACTAAACAAAATGGAAATAATTTCGAAGAAACCAGCCAAGGAAGTGCCTTACCTCAGTTATAAACCAAATTGGGGCAATGTAAAATCCATAAGTAGCAACTTCTCTTGTTGTAAGCTCTCTCTCTTGTTTCAGAATCTGTGCATCATCTTTATGTTTAGCAACCAATGGCCTTCCTTCTGCACGAGGTGAAAGGTCTGCTTCACTATCTTTTCTGGCCAAAGTCCCCGGAAGTTCCAATTCATAGCTTTTCTGGCCTCCGTTGTATTTTAGAGTCGAACTAAAACCAGCAGAAAACTCATTCATGCTTTCTGCATTTTTACTGCTTTTAGAAGAGCGGCGTTTTAGGAAATTTAAAAACCAATCCTTTAGGAATGCTATAGGGAGGTAGACTACCATAAGAGAAGCTCCAAGATATGTTACAGCAAATGGCTGCTTATAGTCTGTAAATATGTCCTGTAAATAAGATATCAGTCAGTTGAAACCTGGCTCAGGAAGATAGTTTGGGTGCTGCCATGGAGCAGTATTATATCAATAGGTAAAGAACTGACATTATGTTAAAACATTTTGAGTGATCAAAGTATATAGTCTTTTTACCCATGAATGAATATGTAAACAATTGATGCAACAAGAAACACCACGTCATATAAGAACCCTGCAAATTGCTAAAACAAGCATGACCCTCGTGATGCATATATGCAGAAATATTTCACTTCAAGCGATAAGACAGAATCCACTGCAAAAAGAATCTCAAATTCTCATAGGATTGCAAGAAGTATATGACGTTCAAACAGTTGAATCTACTGCCCATGGCTGAGCTGTTTTGATggccatttttctctttctctctctctctctctctctctctctcacacacttttttttttttgtggagggGCTAAAGGATCCAATTTGACCTTTATAGGAACTTCAATCTCATTTGTTCATTTTAAAACACTTTAGGACTCGCCCACATCCTTCAGGCACAAAGTGATTTAATTCAAGTTGAAGGAGTGAAAAGAGGTAAGGGGAGGCATGGGTAGATATAGTGAAGAAGGATAAGATAAATAGGGAGGTGACAGAGAATATGATTTTAGGTAGGACAGAATAGCAGAAAAGGATATATGTGGCCAAGCCCTATAAGTTGAAAATCCTGATTTACTTGGGATTAAGCTTTAATTGAGTTGATTTAACTCATATTCTCAGCACTAAAACTGCCTTCCTGATTATGTCACTGAATGCCAGTTCTTTCCTTGCAAAATTAGTCCCAGGATTATTCACTTATGCCCTATGATTCACAAGAAACCATATGAGCATACTAAGAGAATCAAGGAAGGCAAATTATCTGTTCCCTTGGTCCTAATCAATTGCAAAACTTGACTGAACTAACGATTCTAGAACTACATAAAATGTTGTGTTCATTTGATTAAACCACTCTCCCCTTTCTCTTCCTTCTTAAACTTCCCATAAAAAAAGGACTAAGGTGTTATTGGTGTAGCTTGGTGCCTTGAGTTCAAACTAAAACCCAACATTCCTTATTTTAAATACAGAGATAATATAGTACCTTATTTGCTCTCCTTCATTCGTAAAAGTTCCATGGACAATTTTCAGCAAATGGATACAAATACATAACAATCACAAacttttccaaacaaaaaacaaaaacaaggcCCTATGATCCATCAAACATAAACCTAAGGCATACAAACGCACGGCCATGACTAAAATTTCACCCATAATGAGCAAATCAGAatacataaacttttttttttttttttgtaaagttgAATAAGCTGACCTGGGTGACTTCTGCAGAGGTGACCCATATAACAACAACAGCACCTATGAGGAACAACCCGGCCCTGTATTTCCAAGTCATCACGAATCAAACAAGACCCAGATGCAGAAAAGCTACAGGAATTGGCAGAGATCTGCGTCGTGGTGGTGGTGGTCCTCTCAGATCTTTGAGCCTGCCTTCGACGTTTCACCGTTCACCCACATGTAAAAATTGGATCTTTGAAGGTGGGTCTGAGAGACAGATAAAGAGAAGCCAAATGGGGCAGCTGTTGTGACACAACAAGGGCGTTCTGTTGTGGGGTTGACGAGGAGGAGGTGATTCTTTGCCAAAAGAAAAGCCAACGAAAATGGGAAGAAAGAGAATGAGAGGGAAGTGTTAACGTTAAGTTTTTGGTGGGTTTTAGTAGTTAATGCCCTCTTGTTCTGTCAAGATGTCAAATTATTCCATTGAGCTCTATTTCTTAGAATTTCTCCCTCAtttcattaatttctttttcgagtctttattatataatatagaGAGGATATAATAACTCTCTCTTTGTACTGATTCCAGGATCACCTGAAGAAATTCTATTTAATGTCTCCCTCTTTCCTTCATTTGTCTTCAATATGCGgtataaacaaaaacaacatgCCAAGAGGGTCCTTTACGTGAATATATTACTTTGAGGTTTGACATGGCGTCATGGCGGATCGCTCAACATTGGTGGATAGGATTCAAGGCAAAGGCAAACAATTTGTTTgcagagtaatgctatttattaGATTGTCGATGATATGATAGTAAAGAAACAGTTATTTCTCTAAcagtttctttttttgttaaaaaaaaaaaagatggaaatGGATAGGAGATTGAGAAATAGCATTTTTTTGATAGTAAAAAtcagtacttaaaaaaaaaattaaaactgatTTTTCACTGTTACATTATCTCAGTTCAGTTGTATAATAGTTATATGGCAATCTACTAGATTACTCATTGgtattactatttattttatggttcatattaaattttacatatttaacCGTTAGGGCCgatttcatatattttaaggcttaaaacaataaatttaaataggattttttttttttatatttaaataatattaatattgattttcagtttatattctcttatttaaaaatcattcttcttcctttttgtttttaattttatccaaATGACGTGTAGAATTCATCTATGCttagtatttagtatttactttCAAGGGATTTATGTTATTCTAAACGAACGAACTTAGCTTGATTTTAAGTTTAGacaaaattatgagtttagttacttcttttaagggttttaagggtgatgtgacttttcttttcttttcttttaaagttttaatatcttgagaatcaattttttgcaattattattttttaccataATTAGGGCCATAATTAACAAGCATTGATTAACTTATTTATCATAATTAAGGccttaagagtttttttttttttttaattgctatTTGGGGTCTTATGAGACCACCTAATTGGCTTAAGCAATGAATAGACACTACTAAGAGTAAATGTAACACTAGAAGGAAGACTAGCTTACTTTATATCTTCCCAAATgtaacgtaatttttaaaattactaaaatatgaCCATGTCACATTTAATGCCATATGCAATAAATGGATCTTCACCTCCTTAGCAACTCATAAGCAATTATCAGTTACTCAATAAAGATTTTTTACATTAAAGTTTCCATCGCTAAAATCCATATTTAAATGcccaaaagttcaaattttataatTCATCTAGTACATGTGTGTCAAATTTTATCTCCTGTATATATCTCCACACGTCTTCTTTGAGAGTTTTCCATCTCCCAAATAAGATCTCCCGTTGCCTCATTTATTAATGCTCGGGAAGGAGGGAAGAGCTCTGCCGCCCGCTCATGAACCCCTCCTCCACCCCGATCGACATTTTACTTGTATACTCTTCCCTTGCTTCCTCATGCGTGTTCAGTTAAAGTGACAAGTCTATTGCCCTACGAATGCATTAGGAATTATGATTTTGTAGacaaaaagtgtaattttaaaccaaatctcTTAagaaattgatagtttgagattgctatttttaaaaattacgatttaaaaacgcataaaaatttgcattttcGAAAAACAGGCAATGAGATGCTTTTTTGAAAACGTACAAATTTAAACACTAATATGtgatttaaaatgttaaattgaaattttcacATACACGTTTGTCCCCCGCCCTCCCTCAGGACCTCAGCCTCACGGTCCTCACCTCAACTTTTACAACCTTCCCCGAACTTGCGTGTATTCCACGTGCCACCGCAATCTCACCTGGGTCCGATGCGCGCTTACCCATGAGATTAGTAATTTCAACGAAGTATAAGGAATGTGTTGCAAGGGACACGTTAAAAACGCACACATAGATGACACGATAATAATGCACACTaaatagcttctttttttcttttttctttttggattattattatttttttaaatggctatTTTTTGGACCCTTTTCTTTAATTAGGGAGAatgaatatgaattaaaataagacaaatagACAATGACATTTTGAAAGCAATCATATTGATATTAAATAGAAACAATGTTTTAACATCTTGTAATTAAATCTGAAATGATTGCAAGTTTGTACATCTGGATCGAATAATTGATTACATTGTACTCCAATAATATTGATTGATTATATCTTTAATATTTGTCATGCAAATTCTCCATGGAATTAAAGAGTTAAATATAAGCAAGCTTAGCCTGTGAAtctttaaaatacttttcataGTCCAATGATAAATTTAGTAAAACTGTAAATCATATGGactaaataatttatttatttattttaactttaaCTCATGTAAATTTtctaataatactaataattagTTTGAATATTCTAGAACTTGGCACCATTAGGATATTCCCTCGTCTCTATTTGCTCTGGGAAGCTTTAAATATTGGCATTTTACATGATTATCTAGCTGACGGCTACCCACCgatgtgaaagagagagagagagagagaaattatctaataacatttttttatggtGGGTGGTCATTATTTATCACATAAATTAGATCTCGTGACAGAGACGTTCAATTGAAGCTTTAGATTCTTTTCACGATTAAatcacacaccaaaaaaaaaaaaaattcacgatTCACCGACAATTAATTTCTACGAGGATGTTGAGACTTGAGATGCAAATTTCTTCTACCATGCATTGGTTTACATAgaattatcttaaaaaattagaaaagtgttagagagccaaacaaatgaattcagaaaaatttttaaattaatatggtaagagtttttaaattaaaaaaatgtaaattctctcttctttgtctGCTATTCACGATTTGCAACGTCAGTTTGAcaatttttctgagttcatttgtttggctctctaacaGTTCTCAAAAAATTAATGCAAAAGGAAGTGGAGGAAGTTTATCTTCAAATGGGGTCGgatataatttttctaatttagtgtattataattaatttttaatttaaaatatgtgattcttTTCTCATAtagaagaagacaaagaaaagaacGAAAATTCACAAAAGGTTATGATAAAGATCTATCAAATCATCACCATGCAAGTTTTGGGTTTCTCCAATCTTCATTAATCAATTgccaaaccaaaagaaaaacctcTTTGTCATGATGCTATTTGTTGAAAGAAAAGTACTGGAAAGATGTATTTTTTGTTCTCCATTAAAGGAGACAAATGATTTCTTATcaataaaagagagaaacttCTCATTATCCGGGCTTTGAAAGTATTGGAGGCTGGAGAACCATCCCAACAAATAGGCAATTTTGGAAACATTGGAGGAAGGGGAATCTTCATgggttcaaaaataaaataaaaataaaaatcttaaggTTTTTAaggtgtttttcatacttttcttattttttagtttcAGGTAAAGAGGCctgaaagaggaagaagaaaaccccctaattgattaaaaatacaCCTCCATCCCCCTTCGAAACAATGGTGTTCCACTTAACTTGAACGATTTCGTTTCATGGCGTACGCTAAGAGGGCGCCGGAAATGACATCGCTCTAGTCAATAGGAATGACATAGTTTTGTGCCTAGTGCATATGCTTTTCACCCCTGCCAAGAACGATGTCGTTTCATTCCCGGTTTTGTGGACAATCAAGGCGGCCCACAAGAAACGATACAAGGTCATTTTGTACAAAGTCAAACACGCttttatcatattaccataaaatgacgtcgttttatttattttttaattttttctttaa encodes the following:
- the LOC132190382 gene encoding uncharacterized vacuolar membrane protein YML018C isoform X2; translation: MNEFSAGFSSTLKYNGGQKSYELELPGTLARKDSEADLSPRAEGRPLVAKHKDDAQILKQERELTTREVATYGFYIAPIWFITEYLSNAALARTSVASTTVLSSTSGLFTLFIGAFLGQDSLNAAKIVAVFVSMAGVAMTTLGKTWATDESQMNASAGKRSLSGDLFGLLSAVSYGLFTVLLKKFAGEEGGRVDVQKLFGYIGLFTLVALWWLVWPLTALGIEPKFTIPHSAKLDEVVIANGFVGSVLSDYFWALCVVWTTPLVATLGMSLTIPLAMMADMVIHGRHYSAIYILGSLQVFAGFVIANLSDWFTKKLGL
- the LOC132190382 gene encoding uncharacterized transporter C405.03c isoform X1, producing the protein MTWKYRAGLFLIGAVVVIWVTSAEVTQDIFTDYKQPFAVTYLGASLMVVYLPIAFLKDWFLNFLKRRSSKSSKNAESMNEFSAGFSSTLKYNGGQKSYELELPGTLARKDSEADLSPRAEGRPLVAKHKDDAQILKQERELTTREVATYGFYIAPIWFITEYLSNAALARTSVASTTVLSSTSGLFTLFIGAFLGQDSLNAAKIVAVFVSMAGVAMTTLGKTWATDESQMNASAGKRSLSGDLFGLLSAVSYGLFTVLLKKFAGEEGGRVDVQKLFGYIGLFTLVALWWLVWPLTALGIEPKFTIPHSAKLDEVVIANGFVGSVLSDYFWALCVVWTTPLVATLGMSLTIPLAMMADMVIHGRHYSAIYILGSLQVFAGFVIANLSDWFTKKLGL